The following coding sequences are from one Lycium ferocissimum isolate CSIRO_LF1 chromosome 3, AGI_CSIRO_Lferr_CH_V1, whole genome shotgun sequence window:
- the LOC132050370 gene encoding mitogen-activated protein kinase 3 has product MVDANMGAAGGQFPEFPKVLTHGGQYVQYDIFGNLFEITTKYRPPIMPIGRGAYGIVCSVFNAELNEMVAVKKIANAFDNYMDAKRTLREIKLLRHLDHENVIGLRDVIPPPLRREFSDVYIATELMDTDLHQIIRSNQGLSEDHCQYFMYQLLRGLKYIHSANVIHRDLKPSNLLLNSNCDLKICDFGLARPNLENENMTEYVVTRWYRAPELLLNSSDYTAAIDVWSVGCVFMELMNRKPLFAGKDHVHQIRLLTELLGTPTESDLSFLRNEDAKRYIRQLPQHPRQQLAEVFPHVNALAIDLVDKMLTLDPTRRITVEEALAHPYLAKLHDAADEPVCPIPFSFDFEQQGIGEEQIKDMIYQEALALNPEYA; this is encoded by the exons ATGGTTGATGCAAATATGGGTGCAGCAGGTGGTCAATTCCCTGAATTTCCTAAAGTCTTGACACACGGTGGACAATATGTTCAATATGACATTTTTGGTAATTTATTTGAGATCACCACCAAATATCGTCCTCCTATTATGCCTATTGGCCGTGGTGCTTATGGAATTGTCTG CTCGGTGTTTAATGCGGAGCTGAATGAGATGGTTGCAGTTAAGAAAATCGCCAATGCTTTTGATAATTATATGGATGCTAAGAGGACGCTCCGCGAGATTAAGCTTCTTCGCCATTTAGACCATGAAAAT GTCATTGGTTTAAGAGACGTGATTCCTCCGCCCTTACGAAGGGAGTTTTCTGATGTTTACATTGCTACTGAACTCATGGATACTGATCTTCACCAAATAATTAGATCCAACCAAGGTTTATCAGAGGATCATTGCCAG tACTTCATGTATCAGCTCCTCCGTGGGCTAAAATACATACATTCTGCGAATGTTATTCATAGAGATCTCAAACCAAGCAACCTCTTGCTAAATTCAAATTGTGATCTTAAGATATGTGATTTCGGCCTTGCTAGGCCAAACCTAGAGAATGAGAATATGACGGAATATGTAGTAACCAGATGGTACAGGGCACCGGAGCTCTTGTTGAACTCTTCAGATTACACTGCTGCCATAGATGTTTGGTCTGTGGGTTGCGTCTTCATGGAGCTTATGAATAGAAAACCTTTGTTCGCTGGAAAAGATCATGTACATCAAATACGCTTGCTAACTGAG CTTCTTGGCACCCCAACGGAATCTGATCTTAGCTTCCTCCGAAATGAGGATGCGAAGAGATACATCAGGCAACTCCCACAACATCCACGCCAGCAGTTAGCAGAAGTGTTCCCTCATGTGAATGCATTAGCCATTGATCTTGTAGATAAAATGTTGACACTCGACCCTACTAGAAGAATTACAG TTGAGGAAGCATTAGCTCACCCCTACCTTGCAAAGCTCCATGATGCAGCTGATGAACCGGTCTGCCCCATTCCATTCTCCTTCGACTTCGAACAACAAGGGATAGGAGAAGAGCAGATTAAAGACATGATATATCAGGAAGCCTTGGCACTGAATCCTGAATATGCTTAA